In Camelus dromedarius isolate mCamDro1 chromosome 16, mCamDro1.pat, whole genome shotgun sequence, the genomic stretch CTAACACCTGAGCccctgggagatgggggtggTGAGCTGACACACTTGAGTAACATTTCGCTGAGCCACAGGTGGCCGCCGAGACTTCCTGAGGCTAGTGGGGAGCAAAGAGAAGGCCCAGAGGTAGGAATGAGGGCAAGGCCAGGCGGCAAGGCGGCAAGGCACCACGGTACCTCCCTGGCCAAAGTCACAGGGGGAGTTCCCATCCAGGCCTGCCCTTGAGGGAGGCCACTGGCCCCTGGAGAGGGTAAGGGGAGTGGGCCACATATCAAAGCAAAGCCAGAGGCCAGAGAGTGGCAGCTGAGACCCACGCAGCCAGGCGGCGTCAGTAATGTCTCAGGTTGAAGAAGCCCACGCTGGTGGGGGACTCCTTCACCGTGACCGTGATGAGGTTGGCAGTGACGTCAGTGACGAAGACATGCTCGATGAGGCTGCGGGGGGGCTTCCAGTCCTGGCTGGTCTGGATGGACACCGACAGGTTCTGCCCGGCGCTGGGCAGCGAGGCCGAGTCGGGGTCCGAGTCGGAGCTGCTGTCCTCCTCGCCGGTGCTCACCTCGGACAGCGCAGCTGCCTTGCGCGCTTCTCCCAAGGGCGCGTGGCCCTCTTGCCCGGAGGCTGTGTTGCCCTTGACACAGTCCCTCTTGCCTGCAAGGGTGGGCATGGCTGCCACCCTGGAGGCTAGCTTCTCACCCTTGCTGGTGTCGGTGAGCAGGCTGGCCCCGCTCCCCGCAGTGGGGCCACCCCCAGTGCCCTTCCCAGTGGCTGGGTTGGTGGCAGGGACACCCTTGGTGGCTGTGGCATGGCGGGCAGCCATGCCCACCCCTGGCGTCCCGTTCTTGACGCTCTGTAAGTCCAAGACCTGGAGGCTCAGCTCCTGGGTGGGTGCAGGCTGGGGGCCAAGGCACCCCGTGGGGACCTTGCTGCCGCTGTGAGCATGTGGGGGCCCTCCTGAGCTCCCCACTTTCTGCTCCACCGCCCCACTGCTGGGGGCCTTTGGGATTTTGCTTCCAGGGGGGCTCACCCCCAGCTCCCCCTTCTGCGTCCTCACCTTGAGGTCCAGCCCTAGGCTGCACTTGCTAGTGGCCGGGGCCCTGAGAGCTAGTCTGCCGGCGGCCTGGgactggctctggctctggctcatCCGGTTCATGTAATGCACGATGGAGCTCTGCCAGCTGATGCCACCCCGGCTGGGGCTGCCGGCCATGCCCTTCATCAGGCTGGCCAGGTTCTCCGGGGTGGCCATGGTGCTGGGGCCACCACAAGCCTCTTTGGCGTGGGCCTTCAGGGCGGCCAGGCCGGCCACAGGGGCGCTGAGCGGAGGGGGCAGCTTGCCGGCCGGCGCCCCCAGGTCCTTCCGGGCTGTCTTCAGCACCTTGGCCAGGCTCATGGGTCTCCGGGCCGCCTTCTGCTCTGGGGGCAGAGGCTTGCGGCCCCGCTTCTTCCGGATGGGGTCCTTCAGTTCGGGCTTGGCTACCAGGATCTGGGCCTTCTTCTGAGGCACTGGGTGAGTCTCGCGGCCTCGGGGGCCCCTCTTGGCATCTAAGTCGCTGTCATCCTCTTCgtctgaggaagaagaggaagacgtggaggaagaggaggagctgcTGGATTTCGATTTGGAGGGGGCATCAGGTTCCTGCAATGACAAAGGGGAAGAAGGTGTCACTTCTACAGCCTGGTCCCCAGGGGCGCTGGACACTTTGGAGCCAGCACCTCCTGTGGTTTCCAGACCAGAAAAGCAGTCAGGAGGGAGCAATCTCACTGCCTTGTTCCAGAAAGGACCTTATAAGTTTCCACGAAATACAGTTAAAagtggaaaagaacaaaggaaaacagatggTCTGCAAAGTGAGCAGCAGAGGGAAACGCACACGTGCCGACCCCGGACATCAGGCTTTCCGGGGGCACACGGAGAGCTCCCTGCCCTCGGCAGACACCTGGCAAAGGGAAACTCAGAGCAGCACAATTCTCGTGTCTCAGAAGGGCAGGGTGGAGTGAGCAGTGCGTGTGAGAGCTCAGCCGAAAGCACGTGGGTATCTTGCTTCAACCTCCCCACTTCCAAAGCTGACCCCTTCGGAACCTTCCAGTgcacaggaaaacaaaaccctGCCCTCCCCGTCCTCTGCACGTCACCCCCAATGCTAAGTGAGCACATCCTCCTGTTTCTCAGGTCCCCATGGAAAAGGTGCACTTTAGGGAGACAGAGCCAAAACCCGCTCCCGGTTACAAAGCTGGCCTGCCTCAAGCTGGGGACGACGAAATCAGACCTGGGGAGTCTGGGGCCCCCCTGCCTCGCTGCCGCTTCTCTGTTCACTCCTGCAGTCCCACTCAAAAGGAAGATTTTGAAGGCAAAATGAGGTTAGTGTACCCTAGCCAATAAGACTCCTGGCAGGGTTTCCCCAGCCCCCTGGAAGGGCAGCACCcttgagagagaaatcaaagactCATCAGAGACCAAGGTTGGGACCCCTTCCACACCCTGCCTCCGAGcgactggaggagggaggggccgtGCCAAGGAGCCCGGGCGTGCACGCGCCTGTGGGCTGCCCTGTCAGTCGTGTCTACTTGGCATACCTAcgagctcctactgtgtgcatGCTTCCTGTTTTAGGTTCCCTGTAAGCCACTGGGGGTGGGACAGCAGCAGGCAGCAGTGCAGACTGACACTGCTAGCTAGGAGAAAGGAACGCAGAGTGGACATCAAAGGACCAGGAAACCAGCTCAGGAGGGGCTTCACCATTGCAGGGACAGGGCAGGAGGCGGAGCTGATGCCCCCTGCTGGCAGAGACTCAGGGCCGCAgcccagagggaggcagaggccagggtcTTCTGAGCAAGGGAAAGACTTGTGCAGAGGTGCCAGCTGGCTTCCTTCCCCAAAGCCCACAAGCCTCCCATCACAGCCTTCCACTCGGCCCAGAGCCAGCGCTGGGAGGTCAGCAGCCAAATCGGGACCAGCAGCCACCCACCTTGAGCTTGGAGTGCCGGCTACAGGAGGACATCACCGTGTGCTTCCTCGGCCTGCCCCTGGGCCGCTTGCCTCTCTTCCGGTTCTGCACCTCCTTCTCATGTTCCCTGAAGACAAGCACCAGTCAGAGTCACAGACCTTCCCTCCCGCTGCACTGGAGCCCCCCCCCAGGTAGTTCATCACCAGTGTCACGGCAAACACACATCCTATTAGTGAACACATCCAGGGCAGAGGTCCAGATCCAGCTCTCTGCATTATGGGTCAGTGTTATTTTTATTACCATCTACCTCATTTACATCTGGGTAAAGACAAGTCAAAGAAAATCATGCAAAGCTGGGAAAGGAACAGCTCCCAGTTTTCTCCAACTTCTCTTAAGACAGCCCTGCACTAGTCCTGGCCACTTTCTGCAGGGAGACTGTTTTGTGCAAATGCTACAACGCCACAACTAGAAGGAGTCTTTGTGGTCTCATGGTCCACCCCCTCACTCCAAACAAGAAAGTCCAGCAACAGGGAGGTGAGGACCACTGCCCCCAGCCTCCGGCTCTCCACTGCCCACACAAAATCTCAGCAGTTGTCGGAGCACCAGGAGAACCAAGGGCTTCAGTCCTGTTCTGCGCGTGGTCTACCCAGAGCCAGTGTCCCGGCTCAGATTTCTCTCctagtttcctttttctgagcCCTCTCTGCTCTAATGGAAATACTGGTGGCGCCTGACTCCAACGTGGCCTGGGCTCGGGAGCCAAGAGGGCTGCCTCCACCCATCAGCCCTGAAAGTCTGTATTCCAGGTTCCCCGCCACCCCCTGCCCTAGGAAAAGGCTCTACCTGGAGTAGTTTCCTGGTAATTAAAATGGGCAAACATTATCTCAGTGGGGCCTGTAAGGTGATCTTGTTAAGAATCCAATTAGAACAACCAGACAGAGCTTATACTCAAGAGTAGCCCCAACTTGTCCTCCCCATGAGGACAGGAGCACTTGCAGGTCTCTGCTGACACATTAACCTGTAACCGTGTGCTCTGAGCCTGGACCACCCCTTACACTCAAAAGCCATATCCCCACACCAAGCAAATAACCACCAGCTCCTGGCTTCCAGGGGGATCTCTGGGGTGGACCGGAGTGCAGAACATCCCCTTTCCCAGTCGTCTCTCTCCTGTGATTGAAACCAACCACCCCACAGTTCTCTTTAACTCCTGCATCAGTCTCTCGGATATCTGCTAACCCTAGTTCTCGTCTGCTGTGTTGTAACCAAAAGTGAAGTTAAGAACACACGCTCTCTCAACAGGCAGGACACTGTCTTAGAGAAAAAGGTACCAGCTCCCACCCAGGACTTACAGGACCCAAGTTATGAATTAAATAGCAAGGAGGCTTCCGAAAAGCTTTTTCAAAGGTACTGAGGCAAGCATATGCGCGCTGCATTTCTCACCCCTCTTGCCGCCCTCCCCAGATCTATCTCTATTTTCCTCTCCACTGTCAGGGCTACTCTGAGAAGACCCAAAATGTCCtgctacagtgaaaaaaaaaaaagtggacacAGCTTGAGCTACCAGAGAACAGCTGGCTGGACTGACCCCATCTGGGAAAGCTTTTGAGCACCTAATTTATCTGCCTCTGCCAACGCGGcaatccccacccctg encodes the following:
- the CBX2 gene encoding chromobox protein homolog 2 — protein: MEELSSVGEQVFAAECILSKRLRKGKLEYLVKWRGWSSKHNSWEPEENILDPRLLLAFQKKEHEKEVQNRKRGKRPRGRPRKHTVMSSCSRHSKLKEPDAPSKSKSSSSSSSSTSSSSSSDEEDDSDLDAKRGPRGRETHPVPQKKAQILVAKPELKDPIRKKRGRKPLPPEQKAARRPMSLAKVLKTARKDLGAPAGKLPPPLSAPVAGLAALKAHAKEACGGPSTMATPENLASLMKGMAGSPSRGGISWQSSIVHYMNRMSQSQSQSQAAGRLALRAPATSKCSLGLDLKVRTQKGELGVSPPGSKIPKAPSSGAVEQKVGSSGGPPHAHSGSKVPTGCLGPQPAPTQELSLQVLDLQSVKNGTPGVGMAARHATATKGVPATNPATGKGTGGGPTAGSGASLLTDTSKGEKLASRVAAMPTLAGKRDCVKGNTASGQEGHAPLGEARKAAALSEVSTGEEDSSSDSDPDSASLPSAGQNLSVSIQTSQDWKPPRSLIEHVFVTDVTANLITVTVKESPTSVGFFNLRHY